Proteins from a genomic interval of Pedosphaera parvula Ellin514:
- a CDS encoding HEAT repeat domain-containing protein — protein MKKRVRIGLAILVAALVAGFGWQLLHQKEPSYQGRYLSDWLEEVWYLDGGVDPEAEKAVRQIGTNAIPYLLKLAITRDSALKAKVTAILPEKWFVSYATRSAHNHFSAAFGFDALGSAAEPAVPTLIGLLDDKDDDIRKTATRSLGSIGPEAQNAIPGLIRHLSDPNQDVRVCSAEALNNIPPKSVEEVPALLQVLNSPPTELFIADPGD, from the coding sequence ATGAAGAAACGAGTACGCATCGGGCTTGCCATCTTGGTGGCAGCCCTTGTTGCTGGATTTGGCTGGCAACTGCTGCATCAGAAAGAACCAAGCTATCAAGGACGGTATTTGAGTGATTGGTTGGAAGAAGTTTGGTATCTTGATGGGGGAGTTGATCCAGAGGCCGAGAAAGCTGTCCGGCAAATTGGAACGAATGCGATCCCGTACTTGTTAAAGCTGGCGATAACAAGAGACTCGGCGTTGAAAGCAAAAGTCACGGCGATCTTGCCTGAGAAGTGGTTTGTCAGTTACGCAACGCGGTCCGCTCACAACCACTTCTCCGCTGCTTTCGGATTTGACGCGCTCGGCTCTGCGGCGGAACCAGCGGTGCCAACATTGATTGGTTTGTTGGATGACAAAGACGACGATATTCGCAAAACCGCTACGCGTTCGCTTGGTTCAATCGGCCCGGAAGCACAGAATGCTATACCCGGTTTGATAAGGCACCTGAGCGACCCAAATCAGGACGTGCGTGTCTGTTCAGCCGAAGCTTTGAATAATATTCCACCAAAATCAGTTGAGGAGGTACCGGCTTTGCTACAGGTTTTGAACAGCCCGCCAACGGAGTTGTTCATAGCGGATCCGGGTGATTGA
- a CDS encoding PAS domain S-box protein: MKTRRNRVGLLAGKDWSCPVLIGLTVLLSAIVGLAQDQPLKELRTAEEIRRLSAEQASKHYPVHLKGVVTVYDPSLFSRFLQDETAGIYFLELSGGPPLSPGQLVEVEGETSAGEYAPIVVPRQIRVIGTASLPVAKPVTFQQLASGQEDSQFVEIHGIVRTAVTIDEQSKHQVIEIATGSGRLMANVQDLKLPLQDLVDSTVRVRGVCVTLFNRQRQLFHVRVVAPSAEDIVIEKPATEDPFSLPAQTIDSLLQFNPQGTVGHRVKVIGTVVYRQPDSALYIQDDKEGLYVQTQQQGRLLVGDRVEVSGFPAKGEYTPMLEDAIYRKIGADPLPVAPLISANEALKGTYDCRLVKMEATLLERARHSREQFMVLQAGGFIFHAYLPRKEGGTDFAYLQNGSKVTVTGVCLIEPGTDWRAGEDWRAKSFRILLRSPGDIFVLQRPSWWTLGKMLWMVGLLGIIVLGAFAWVANLRRRVNAQTKIIRQKLQAEATLKERYEDLFENANDMVYTHDLKGRITSVNTTGEKLLQRSRSKILGKTLLEYIAEEQEGAAANWMEQVIKGEAPPTAEWDFISASGQRIKLEISTRLIEQEGKKVEVEGMARDITERKRLEREILEISNREQRRIGHDLHDGVCQQLAGIAFMTSTLAEKLQEKGEAESAQVERISGLLNTAINQTRSVARGLFPVRLEENGLVSALEELAANAGDLFKISCRFVSEEPPVSVDNGIALHLYYIAQEAVTNAAKHAKAQNVFITLEPVKGGRYELTVKDDGVGLAIPEKAHPGMGIRIMHYRARVIGATLSLKSKPGSGTQVSCLFFPVSRELQQNGKQHNIQE; this comes from the coding sequence ATGAAAACCAGGCGCAATCGAGTTGGCCTTCTTGCCGGAAAGGACTGGTCGTGTCCGGTGTTGATTGGACTCACAGTCTTATTATCAGCAATCGTCGGTCTGGCTCAGGATCAGCCGTTGAAGGAATTGCGGACGGCGGAGGAGATTCGGCGACTTTCGGCAGAGCAAGCTTCGAAGCATTACCCGGTTCATTTGAAGGGGGTGGTGACGGTGTATGATCCGAGTCTTTTCTCCCGTTTTCTCCAGGATGAAACGGCGGGTATTTATTTTCTGGAACTGTCGGGAGGGCCGCCGCTGAGTCCAGGGCAGTTGGTGGAGGTCGAAGGAGAAACCAGTGCCGGCGAGTATGCGCCGATCGTGGTGCCGAGACAAATTCGAGTGATCGGGACAGCGTCCCTGCCGGTGGCGAAGCCGGTGACTTTTCAGCAACTCGCGAGCGGGCAGGAGGACAGCCAGTTTGTGGAGATTCATGGGATCGTGCGAACTGCTGTTACCATTGATGAGCAGAGCAAACATCAAGTGATTGAAATTGCCACGGGTTCCGGACGATTGATGGCAAACGTTCAGGATTTGAAACTTCCATTGCAGGATTTGGTGGATAGCACGGTGAGGGTGCGCGGGGTGTGCGTGACTTTGTTCAATCGGCAGCGGCAGTTGTTCCATGTTCGCGTGGTCGCACCCAGCGCGGAGGATATCGTCATAGAAAAACCAGCGACTGAAGATCCATTTTCCCTGCCGGCCCAGACGATTGACAGCCTGCTGCAATTCAATCCGCAAGGGACGGTTGGACATCGGGTGAAGGTGATTGGGACCGTGGTATATCGTCAGCCGGACAGCGCATTATACATTCAGGACGACAAGGAGGGGTTGTACGTACAGACGCAGCAGCAGGGGCGGTTGTTGGTGGGAGATCGGGTGGAGGTTTCGGGTTTTCCCGCGAAGGGTGAATATACCCCGATGTTGGAGGATGCGATTTACCGGAAGATTGGTGCTGACCCGCTGCCCGTAGCGCCGCTCATCAGCGCCAACGAGGCGTTGAAGGGAACATACGATTGTCGGTTGGTAAAGATGGAGGCGACCTTGCTTGAAAGAGCACGGCATAGCCGGGAACAGTTCATGGTGCTGCAGGCTGGAGGATTCATTTTTCACGCGTATCTGCCGCGGAAGGAAGGGGGAACCGATTTTGCCTACTTGCAAAATGGCAGCAAGGTAACGGTTACAGGTGTTTGCCTGATTGAACCGGGCACTGATTGGCGCGCTGGGGAGGATTGGCGCGCAAAATCGTTTCGTATTCTACTGCGTTCACCGGGGGATATTTTCGTGCTTCAACGTCCATCATGGTGGACGTTGGGAAAAATGCTGTGGATGGTTGGTCTGCTCGGGATCATAGTGCTTGGGGCCTTTGCCTGGGTGGCCAACCTGAGGCGTCGAGTCAATGCGCAGACGAAGATCATCCGGCAAAAACTTCAGGCGGAAGCGACGCTCAAAGAGCGTTATGAAGATCTGTTCGAGAATGCCAATGACATGGTCTATACACATGACCTCAAGGGGCGGATCACTTCCGTTAATACGACTGGAGAAAAGTTGTTACAACGATCTCGATCGAAAATTTTGGGCAAGACCCTGTTGGAATATATAGCGGAGGAGCAGGAAGGCGCGGCTGCGAACTGGATGGAGCAGGTCATTAAAGGTGAAGCCCCGCCGACGGCAGAATGGGATTTCATATCCGCTTCCGGACAGCGCATCAAACTGGAGATCAGCACCCGGCTGATTGAGCAGGAAGGTAAGAAGGTGGAGGTGGAAGGGATGGCGCGGGATATTACCGAGAGGAAGAGGTTGGAGCGGGAAATTCTGGAGATCAGCAATCGCGAGCAACGCAGAATCGGCCACGACCTGCATGACGGGGTTTGCCAACAACTGGCGGGCATTGCTTTCATGACTTCGACACTGGCGGAGAAGTTGCAGGAAAAGGGCGAGGCGGAATCAGCCCAGGTTGAGCGGATCAGTGGTTTATTGAACACCGCGATCAATCAGACGCGCAGTGTGGCGCGAGGTTTGTTCCCGGTCAGGCTGGAGGAAAATGGACTCGTTTCAGCTTTGGAAGAACTCGCAGCGAACGCTGGGGATTTGTTCAAGATTTCCTGCCGATTTGTTTCCGAAGAGCCACCGGTCTCGGTGGATAACGGGATTGCGCTGCACCTTTATTACATTGCGCAAGAAGCCGTCACCAATGCGGCGAAACATGCCAAGGCACAAAATGTTTTTATAACTCTGGAGCCGGTGAAAGGGGGACGGTATGAGTTAACAGTGAAGGATGACGGGGTTGGGTTGGCCATTCCGGAGAAGGCGCATCCGGGCATGGGTATTCGAATTATGCATTATCGCGCACGGGTAATTGGAGCAACCTTGAGCTTGAAGAGCAAGCCGGGTTCGGGAACGCAAGTGTCGTGTCTGTTTTTCCCGGTATCACGAGAGTTGCAGCAAAATGGAAAACAGCACAATATCCAGGAGTAG
- a CDS encoding response regulator transcription factor: MTKQPTEKSRVLIVDDHPLFREGLQQMIDRDPSLVVCGEAADAVQAMEAINTLKPNLVLVDISLGNASGIDLIKNIKNQHDDLPVLVVSMHDESLYAERALRAGAMGYVMKHEPAKTVRGAIYKVLGGDIYLSERMASSMLVKFMKGKTDEPLSPLEILSDRELEVFRMLGQGKGTRQIAEEMNLTIATINSFRARIKDKLHLKSSTEVMLHAIQSFREGAEK, encoded by the coding sequence ATGACCAAACAACCAACAGAAAAAAGCCGTGTGCTCATCGTTGATGACCATCCATTGTTCCGCGAGGGATTGCAGCAGATGATCGATCGCGATCCTTCTCTGGTGGTGTGCGGCGAGGCGGCAGATGCCGTCCAGGCGATGGAGGCCATCAATACATTGAAACCGAATCTGGTGTTGGTCGACATTTCGCTGGGAAATGCGAGCGGCATCGATCTGATAAAAAATATCAAAAATCAGCACGACGATCTTCCGGTGCTGGTGGTTTCCATGCACGATGAATCCCTCTATGCGGAACGTGCATTGCGCGCTGGCGCCATGGGTTATGTGATGAAACACGAGCCAGCCAAGACGGTCAGGGGTGCAATTTACAAAGTACTTGGGGGAGACATTTACCTCAGCGAGAGAATGGCAAGTTCCATGCTCGTGAAATTCATGAAAGGCAAGACCGATGAGCCGCTGTCACCTCTGGAAATACTCAGTGACCGGGAGTTGGAAGTGTTTCGCATGCTGGGGCAGGGAAAGGGAACGCGGCAAATTGCCGAAGAGATGAATCTAACGATTGCCACCATCAACTCTTTTCGTGCGCGCATAAAGGACAAGCTGCATTTAAAAAGTTCGACCGAGGTCATGCTGCACGCGATTCAATCATTCAGGGAAGGGGCTGAAAAGTAA
- a CDS encoding pyridoxal phosphate-dependent aminotransferase produces MEQSAIPGFRFVPRTGVIYVMHEAAQHGFSYDDPAWANLGQGSPETGPLPDAPARVESLTIPATSQQYGPVAGNKDLRQAVADFYNITYRRDKKSKYTPDNVSIASGGRLALTRLASALGNVNMGHFIPDYTAYEELLSVFKAFTAIPILLDAEAGYKIPLPALKKEILGRGLSALLVSNPCNPTGQLVEDGELRAWCALARECHCSLIIDEFYSHYIYGAAKDEPAKMVSAAAYVDDVEADPVIIVDGLTKNWRYPGWRISWTLGPKAVIETIASAGSFLDGGANHPFQSVVAKLLDPQLAIQETAAIQKHFAVKRDYVMGRLKKMGITMDAEPAGAFYIWANLSHLPKPLNDGMSFFREGLKEKVIIVPGEFFDVNPGNRRVHGRYGNYCRISFGPEMKKLEIGLDALDRVVKKFIR; encoded by the coding sequence ATGGAACAGTCAGCTATTCCGGGTTTCCGGTTTGTCCCAAGAACGGGCGTGATTTACGTAATGCATGAGGCGGCGCAGCACGGTTTCAGCTATGATGATCCGGCATGGGCGAACCTCGGCCAGGGTTCACCTGAGACAGGTCCCCTCCCCGATGCGCCCGCGCGAGTTGAAAGCCTGACCATCCCAGCGACATCCCAGCAATACGGTCCGGTCGCGGGAAACAAGGATCTGCGCCAAGCCGTCGCCGATTTTTATAACATCACCTATCGGCGCGACAAAAAATCGAAGTATACACCTGACAATGTCAGCATCGCCAGTGGCGGACGTCTCGCACTAACCCGATTGGCGAGTGCCCTGGGCAACGTAAACATGGGGCATTTCATCCCGGATTATACGGCTTACGAGGAATTACTCAGCGTGTTCAAGGCCTTCACTGCGATTCCGATTTTGCTTGATGCTGAAGCGGGTTATAAAATTCCGCTGCCAGCATTGAAGAAGGAAATTCTTGGGCGCGGTTTGAGCGCGTTGTTGGTCAGCAATCCGTGCAATCCGACCGGCCAGTTGGTGGAAGATGGCGAGTTGCGGGCATGGTGCGCGCTCGCGCGGGAGTGCCATTGTTCCCTGATCATCGATGAATTCTACTCCCATTACATTTACGGTGCCGCCAAAGATGAGCCGGCCAAAATGGTTTCTGCCGCGGCCTACGTCGATGACGTTGAAGCTGACCCGGTGATCATCGTGGATGGTTTGACGAAAAATTGGCGTTACCCTGGCTGGCGCATCAGTTGGACGCTTGGTCCAAAAGCGGTGATTGAAACGATTGCGAGTGCCGGATCGTTTCTGGACGGCGGAGCCAACCATCCGTTTCAGAGCGTCGTCGCCAAGCTGCTGGATCCGCAACTTGCAATCCAGGAAACCGCCGCGATACAGAAACATTTTGCGGTAAAACGTGACTACGTCATGGGACGGCTGAAGAAAATGGGCATCACCATGGATGCTGAACCTGCAGGGGCATTTTATATCTGGGCGAACCTTTCACACCTGCCAAAGCCGCTCAATGACGGCATGAGTTTCTTTCGCGAAGGGTTGAAAGAGAAAGTTATCATTGTGCCGGGAGAATTTTTTGACGTGAATCCCGGCAATCGCCGTGTGCATGGTCGTTATGGAAATTATTGCCGGATCAGCTTCGGCCCGGAGATGAAGAAACTGGAGATTGGATTGGATGCACTGGATCGGGTAGTGAAAAAGTTCATTCGATAA
- a CDS encoding ThuA domain-containing protein encodes MKTILFLWSLLVAALVTGTLPAEEAAGKINVLVITGGHGFEEEPFFQIFKENSEITFTSAQHGKTNASAYERDDLLNYDVVVLYDMPKNITEEQKTKFLSLFEKGVGLVVLHHALVSYQHWPEYEKIIGGRYPEADGKGGAVSEEVGYQHDVEVPVVVLAKEHPVTAGVKDFIIHDEIYWGFRTEPDVVPLITTTQPKSGKPLAWYRTQGKSRVVYLQLGHDHSAYENQNYRRLVANSIRWVGRQ; translated from the coding sequence ATGAAAACCATCCTGTTTCTCTGGAGTTTATTGGTGGCTGCGCTGGTGACGGGTACGCTGCCGGCCGAGGAGGCCGCGGGCAAAATTAATGTGTTGGTCATCACCGGTGGACATGGATTTGAGGAGGAACCGTTCTTCCAGATTTTTAAGGAGAATTCTGAGATCACGTTTACCTCAGCGCAACACGGAAAGACGAATGCCTCTGCCTACGAACGCGACGACCTGCTTAACTATGATGTCGTGGTGTTGTATGACATGCCAAAGAACATCACTGAGGAGCAGAAGACGAAGTTCCTTTCGTTGTTCGAGAAGGGGGTTGGTTTAGTGGTGCTGCATCATGCCCTGGTTTCTTATCAACACTGGCCGGAGTATGAAAAAATTATTGGAGGCAGGTATCCGGAAGCGGATGGCAAGGGCGGCGCAGTGAGTGAGGAAGTTGGGTATCAACATGATGTGGAAGTGCCGGTGGTCGTGCTGGCGAAAGAGCATCCAGTCACAGCAGGAGTGAAGGATTTCATCATTCATGATGAAATTTATTGGGGATTTCGCACGGAACCGGATGTGGTGCCGCTGATCACAACGACACAACCGAAGAGCGGGAAGCCGCTCGCGTGGTATCGCACGCAAGGAAAATCGCGCGTGGTTTATTTACAATTGGGCCACGATCATTCGGCGTATGAGAATCAGAATTATCGCCGGTTGGTGGCGAATAGCATTCGTTGGGTGGGAAGGCAATGA
- a CDS encoding c-type cytochrome codes for MNRYTILFANVLAAFATCTLPAQPVGSIEVRRETVEKVPPIQMLAPGFSVRELPLNLKNINNLVYAPDGRLFALGYNGVVYQLKDTDGDGLEDTATLFFANKPEQILPSIGMCWGPGGLYIASRGRVIRLKDKGDGTGELETIAKDWVKPTGMAGSGLDAIGIAVDQQGNVFFGLGCDDWHEAYRVNKETGKSDYNIHSDRGTVQKLSSDFKTHEAICTGIRFTISMAFNANGDLFATDQEGATWLPNGNPFDELLHIQPGRHYGFPPRHPKYLPNVIDEPSVFDYAPQHQSTCGLHFNERLANGKNVFGPSWWQGDALVSGESRGKIWRTKLVKSAAGYVAQTELIACLNMLTIDSIPTPQGDLLVTCHSGKPDWGTGPEGEGKLFKISYTDKMAPQPVFAYASSPTETRVIFDRPLDPGKLKNLAKLSSITMGRYVGAGDRFESFQPGYQAVKDQNEVPRFNLPVLTGGLSSDNRSLVLLTASRKEAVNYGVQLPEGESAERTHDGSRHEMPQQSAIDVLSDLSGVEVEWRAASGKEKWSGWLPHLDLSVAKGFTEASEEHKHLFGLLKRPGKLTLRSQLDMGLMLHPKTQPGAKLDYEYPPEMVTVVFKSDAKLKLKSGANVKVRRMNDKELEITTMPKADQWVPIEISLMTGECEPKIDVSWFTAEDSRPRPLQLRRMLMPWATPHAEELQQVTERRIPEIVGGDWQRGKKVFYGEQAACFKCHQVAGVGGKIGPDLSNLPQRDYASVYKDITEPSAAINPDHLAYNIELKSGEAVTGVILEDTVDGLVIGQATGQSITVAKNQIASRKASSISLMPEGLLQGLSNQQRKDLLTFLLVESAKQAKN; via the coding sequence ATGAACCGCTATACAATTTTGTTTGCGAACGTGTTGGCTGCCTTTGCTACCTGCACCCTACCCGCTCAGCCCGTCGGCTCGATCGAAGTCAGGCGTGAGACAGTAGAAAAAGTTCCCCCCATCCAGATGTTGGCACCGGGATTTAGCGTGCGCGAGTTGCCGCTGAATCTGAAGAACATCAACAACCTGGTTTATGCGCCGGACGGACGGCTTTTCGCACTGGGATATAACGGGGTTGTTTATCAATTGAAAGATACGGATGGCGATGGGTTGGAAGATACAGCAACGCTTTTTTTTGCAAATAAGCCGGAGCAGATTCTTCCGAGCATCGGCATGTGTTGGGGACCGGGCGGGCTTTACATCGCGTCACGTGGACGGGTGATCCGGTTGAAAGACAAAGGGGACGGGACAGGTGAATTGGAAACAATCGCGAAGGATTGGGTTAAGCCAACCGGCATGGCGGGGTCGGGTCTGGACGCGATTGGAATAGCGGTGGATCAGCAAGGGAATGTTTTCTTCGGTCTTGGGTGCGATGATTGGCACGAGGCTTACCGGGTGAACAAGGAAACCGGCAAGTCGGATTATAACATTCACAGCGATCGTGGAACGGTTCAAAAACTTTCGTCGGACTTCAAGACGCACGAGGCCATCTGTACGGGTATACGGTTCACGATTTCGATGGCCTTCAACGCGAATGGAGATCTGTTTGCGACCGACCAGGAAGGGGCGACGTGGTTACCAAACGGAAATCCTTTTGATGAGCTTCTACACATCCAACCCGGAAGGCATTATGGATTTCCACCACGGCATCCGAAGTATTTGCCGAACGTGATTGATGAACCAAGCGTGTTTGATTATGCGCCGCAGCATCAGTCGACATGTGGTTTGCATTTCAATGAGCGGCTGGCAAATGGAAAAAACGTGTTTGGGCCATCGTGGTGGCAAGGCGATGCACTGGTTTCCGGTGAATCGCGCGGGAAGATTTGGCGGACGAAGCTGGTCAAGTCCGCAGCGGGTTACGTGGCGCAAACCGAGTTGATTGCATGTTTGAACATGCTGACCATCGATTCAATTCCTACGCCGCAAGGAGATTTGCTTGTCACGTGCCATTCGGGAAAGCCGGATTGGGGCACCGGGCCTGAAGGCGAAGGCAAGTTGTTCAAGATTTCGTATACTGATAAAATGGCGCCGCAACCGGTGTTCGCCTATGCTTCAAGTCCGACTGAAACACGCGTAATTTTTGATCGACCGCTGGACCCGGGGAAGTTGAAAAACCTGGCGAAACTGTCGAGCATTACAATGGGCCGATATGTAGGAGCGGGCGATCGGTTTGAATCATTTCAGCCGGGTTATCAAGCGGTGAAAGATCAAAATGAGGTTCCCCGTTTCAACCTGCCGGTTTTGACAGGAGGGCTGAGTTCCGATAATCGTTCTCTGGTACTTCTGACAGCTTCGCGCAAAGAGGCGGTGAACTATGGAGTTCAATTGCCTGAAGGCGAATCAGCGGAGCGCACGCACGATGGAAGTCGTCACGAGATGCCGCAACAATCGGCAATTGATGTACTGAGTGACCTCTCCGGCGTGGAGGTCGAGTGGCGGGCGGCATCAGGCAAAGAGAAGTGGTCAGGCTGGCTTCCGCATTTGGATTTGAGCGTGGCAAAAGGTTTTACCGAGGCGAGCGAGGAACATAAGCATTTGTTTGGACTTTTGAAGAGGCCGGGGAAATTGACACTTCGCAGTCAGTTGGATATGGGATTAATGCTACATCCAAAAACGCAGCCGGGCGCCAAACTGGATTACGAATATCCACCCGAAATGGTGACTGTAGTATTTAAAAGCGATGCCAAGTTGAAGTTGAAAAGTGGTGCCAATGTGAAAGTTCGCCGGATGAACGACAAGGAGTTGGAGATCACGACGATGCCGAAAGCGGATCAGTGGGTGCCCATCGAGATCAGCCTGATGACTGGGGAGTGCGAACCGAAAATTGATGTGAGCTGGTTTACGGCGGAAGATTCACGTCCACGTCCGCTTCAGTTGCGGCGCATGCTGATGCCTTGGGCCACGCCCCATGCGGAGGAATTGCAGCAGGTCACGGAACGAAGGATACCCGAGATTGTCGGGGGAGATTGGCAGCGCGGTAAAAAGGTTTTTTATGGGGAGCAGGCCGCCTGTTTCAAATGTCATCAGGTTGCCGGTGTAGGTGGCAAGATTGGACCTGATTTGTCGAATTTGCCGCAACGCGATTACGCGTCGGTTTATAAGGACATCACTGAACCGAGCGCGGCAATCAACCCGGATCATCTGGCTTACAATATTGAATTAAAAAGTGGCGAAGCGGTGACGGGAGTCATTTTGGAAGATACCGTGGATGGTTTGGTGATTGGGCAAGCCACAGGTCAGAGCATCACGGTTGCTAAAAATCAGATTGCCAGCAGAAAAGCATCGAGTATTTCACTGATGCCGGAAGGTTTGCTACAAGGGTTGAGCAACCAGCAACGGAAAGATCTGTTGACCTTTTTGCTCGTGGAAAGTGCGAAGCAGGCAAAGAATTAA
- a CDS encoding M13 family metallopeptidase — MRPLQFSSDSNKTEHYKFNMIKFYSLMQCVAMAAVALTVNTVVKAADLKPKVPRFSPGYMDRSVDPGTNFYQYACGTWLKENPVPADKSRWGGFIELQERNWALLHEILDSTAKASNQNNSPAQKVGDFYKSAMDTNQLEELGFRPLEPDLKKIAELKSKAELSPLLADFHQRGVEAFFGDSVSPDAKQSSIYAFHLHQGGLGLPDRDYYLSEGFAKQREAYVEHMTKMFGLVGEKPEEAKGHAKTVLELETAMAKASKSRVDLRDPIANYHKVTVSDLAKDYPDMEFKTFLKDSGQEKMTDLIVGQPEFFAALDKLVTERSLDEWKVYLRWHLIRTAAPLLHHAAEDESFAFYGTVLRGQPTQEPRWQRAGRVIDGEIGEALGQLFVEKHFPSTARARMAELVENLKEVFRDDLKTVDWMTEATRAKALAKFDLFTQKIGHPDKFRDYSSVEIRPDDFYGNVQRATIFESKRQLVRVGKPVDKTEWHMTPPTVNAYFNPSQNEIVFPAGILQPPFFDVEMDDAVNYGAIGVVIGHEITHGYDDQGRKYDGQGNLNDWWTEADAKAFEARAQKVVDQYNAYEVLPGLHVNGRLTLGENIADLGGTRIAYKALQKALAKDPSKRKTIDGFTPEQRFFLSLSQIWRINCREAEMRRLITVDPHSPGQFRGIGPHVNVQEFYDAFGIKEDAPMWRPLALRAVIW, encoded by the coding sequence ATGAGACCGTTGCAGTTCAGTTCGGATTCCAATAAGACGGAACATTACAAATTTAACATGATCAAGTTTTATTCATTGATGCAATGCGTGGCAATGGCCGCTGTCGCTTTGACCGTCAACACCGTGGTGAAGGCGGCTGATTTGAAGCCGAAAGTGCCCCGGTTCTCACCTGGATACATGGATCGCTCGGTCGATCCCGGGACAAATTTTTATCAGTATGCCTGTGGAACCTGGTTGAAGGAAAATCCCGTGCCGGCTGATAAATCGCGCTGGGGTGGCTTCATTGAGTTGCAGGAGAGGAATTGGGCGTTGCTCCACGAAATACTGGATTCAACCGCCAAGGCGAGCAACCAAAACAATTCTCCGGCGCAGAAGGTGGGTGATTTCTACAAATCGGCGATGGATACCAATCAACTGGAGGAACTGGGCTTCAGGCCATTGGAGCCTGATCTGAAGAAGATTGCAGAGTTGAAATCAAAAGCAGAGTTGTCGCCATTGCTCGCTGACTTTCATCAGCGGGGGGTGGAGGCGTTCTTCGGAGATTCGGTATCGCCGGACGCGAAGCAGAGTTCCATTTACGCATTTCATTTGCATCAAGGCGGGCTCGGTTTGCCGGACCGGGATTATTACCTGTCGGAAGGTTTTGCCAAACAGCGTGAAGCGTATGTCGAGCATATGACAAAGATGTTCGGGCTGGTTGGGGAAAAACCGGAGGAAGCAAAGGGACACGCGAAGACGGTGCTGGAACTGGAAACGGCGATGGCAAAGGCGAGCAAATCACGGGTGGATTTGCGTGATCCAATTGCCAACTATCACAAGGTGACGGTTTCCGATCTGGCAAAGGATTATCCAGACATGGAATTCAAAACCTTTCTGAAAGATTCCGGTCAGGAGAAGATGACCGACCTGATTGTGGGACAACCGGAGTTCTTTGCGGCATTAGACAAGCTGGTAACGGAGCGTTCGCTGGATGAATGGAAGGTTTATCTGCGATGGCATTTGATTCGCACGGCGGCACCGTTGTTGCACCATGCGGCGGAAGATGAGTCCTTCGCCTTCTACGGCACCGTATTGCGGGGACAACCGACCCAGGAACCACGCTGGCAACGTGCTGGAAGAGTCATCGATGGTGAAATCGGGGAAGCACTGGGACAGTTGTTTGTGGAAAAGCATTTTCCGTCGACTGCCCGCGCGCGCATGGCGGAGTTGGTGGAAAATTTGAAAGAGGTTTTTCGCGATGATTTGAAGACGGTGGATTGGATGACCGAGGCCACGCGGGCGAAGGCACTGGCGAAATTCGACCTGTTCACGCAGAAGATTGGACATCCTGACAAGTTCCGTGATTACTCCTCAGTGGAGATTCGACCGGATGATTTTTACGGCAACGTTCAGCGAGCCACGATATTTGAATCCAAGCGACAACTTGTGCGCGTGGGCAAGCCGGTTGACAAAACGGAGTGGCATATGACGCCGCCGACGGTCAATGCGTATTTCAATCCGTCGCAGAATGAGATTGTTTTTCCAGCGGGAATTTTGCAGCCGCCATTCTTTGACGTGGAGATGGATGATGCGGTGAACTATGGCGCAATCGGTGTGGTGATCGGCCATGAGATTACGCATGGTTACGATGATCAGGGACGGAAATACGATGGGCAGGGTAATTTGAACGATTGGTGGACGGAGGCGGACGCGAAGGCATTTGAGGCGCGCGCGCAGAAGGTTGTGGATCAATACAATGCTTACGAGGTGTTACCGGGCTTGCATGTCAATGGCAGGTTGACACTGGGCGAAAATATTGCCGATTTGGGCGGGACGAGAATTGCCTACAAGGCGCTGCAGAAGGCTTTGGCAAAAGACCCTTCGAAGCGGAAGACGATCGATGGCTTCACGCCGGAACAACGGTTCTTTTTGTCGCTGTCACAGATTTGGCGCATCAATTGCCGCGAAGCTGAAATGCGCCGGCTCATTACGGTGGATCCGCATAGCCCGGGGCAGTTTCGGGGAATCGGGCCGCATGTGAATGTGCAGGAGTTCTATGATGCATTTGGCATCAAAGAAGACGCGCCGATGTGGCGTCCGTTGGCACTGCGGGCAGTCATCTGGTAG